From Bacteroidota bacterium, the proteins below share one genomic window:
- the lepA gene encoding elongation factor 4, with product MKNIRNFCIIAHIDHGKSTLADRLLEFTQTISKKDLQAQVLDDMDLERERGITIKSHAIQMQFAFKGEKYVLNLIDTPGHVDFSYEVSRAIAACEGALLIVDAAQGIQAQTISNLYLALEHELEIIPVLNKIDLPSANPEVVKDQIVDLVGCNREDIIPASAKTGLGIEDILAAIVERIPAPKGEPAAPLKALIFDSVFNSFRGIIAYFRVMDGEIRKGDKVKFVATGKEYIADEIGILKLDKVPRDVVKTGDVGYIISGIKEAAEVKVGDTITHRDQPCSEAVKGFEDVKPMVFAGIYPVDTDEYEELRNSMEKLQLNDASLVFQPESSAALGFGFRCGFLGMLHMEIIQERLEREFNMTVITTVPNVSYTAYLTSGEVLDIHNPSEMPDPNHLARIEEPYIKAQIITKSEFIGSIMTLCIGKRGQIVNQHYLTTDRVELQFDMPLAEIVFDFYDKLKSISKGYASFDYHPIGYRESDLVKLDIRLNSEPVDALSALVHRSHSYDFGKKMCEKLKELITRQQFEIIIQASIGAKIIARETVKALRKDVTAKCYGGDISRKRKLLEKQKEGKKRMRQVGNVEIPQQAFLAVLKLD from the coding sequence GTGAAGAACATCCGCAATTTTTGCATCATCGCCCATATCGACCACGGTAAGAGCACTCTGGCGGATCGACTCTTGGAGTTCACCCAGACCATCTCCAAAAAGGATTTGCAGGCGCAGGTTCTCGACGACATGGACCTGGAACGTGAGCGCGGTATCACGATCAAGAGTCACGCGATCCAGATGCAGTTCGCCTTCAAGGGCGAGAAGTATGTGCTTAACCTGATCGATACGCCCGGACACGTCGACTTCTCCTACGAAGTATCACGCGCCATCGCAGCTTGCGAGGGCGCTCTGCTCATCGTAGACGCTGCGCAGGGAATCCAGGCACAAACCATTTCGAATCTCTACCTCGCGCTCGAGCACGAACTCGAGATCATTCCGGTTCTCAACAAGATCGATCTGCCTTCCGCCAACCCGGAAGTGGTGAAGGACCAGATCGTCGACCTGGTCGGTTGCAATCGTGAAGATATCATTCCCGCTTCCGCCAAGACCGGACTGGGCATCGAAGACATTCTCGCCGCGATCGTGGAGCGTATTCCCGCTCCCAAAGGCGAACCGGCTGCTCCGCTGAAGGCCTTGATCTTCGATTCGGTCTTCAACTCGTTCCGCGGAATCATTGCTTACTTCCGTGTAATGGACGGCGAGATCCGTAAAGGCGATAAAGTCAAGTTCGTCGCCACCGGCAAAGAATACATCGCCGACGAGATCGGCATCCTGAAACTCGACAAGGTCCCGCGTGATGTCGTGAAGACCGGCGACGTGGGTTATATCATTTCCGGCATCAAAGAAGCCGCGGAAGTGAAAGTGGGGGATACCATCACCCACCGCGACCAACCTTGCAGTGAGGCGGTGAAAGGTTTCGAAGACGTGAAGCCCATGGTCTTCGCCGGCATCTACCCGGTCGATACCGACGAGTATGAGGAGCTGCGTAACTCTATGGAGAAGCTCCAGCTCAACGACGCTTCGCTTGTCTTCCAGCCGGAAAGCTCCGCGGCCCTCGGCTTCGGCTTCCGTTGCGGCTTTCTGGGCATGCTCCACATGGAGATCATCCAGGAGCGCCTCGAACGCGAATTCAACATGACCGTCATCACGACGGTTCCCAACGTATCCTATACCGCCTACCTCACCAGCGGTGAAGTGCTCGACATTCACAACCCGAGCGAGATGCCGGACCCCAACCACCTCGCGCGAATCGAGGAGCCGTACATCAAGGCCCAGATCATCACCAAGTCGGAGTTCATCGGTTCGATCATGACGCTCTGTATCGGTAAGCGCGGACAGATCGTCAACCAGCACTACCTCACCACCGACCGCGTCGAACTGCAGTTCGACATGCCGCTGGCGGAGATCGTCTTCGATTTCTACGACAAGCTCAAGTCGATCTCCAAAGGATACGCGTCGTTTGATTATCATCCGATCGGCTACCGCGAGTCCGATCTCGTCAAGCTCGACATCCGCCTCAACAGCGAACCCGTCGACGCGCTTTCCGCGCTGGTGCACCGCAGCCATTCGTACGACTTCGGCAAGAAGATGTGCGAGAAACTGAAGGAACTCATCACCCGCCAGCAGTTCGAGATCATCATCCAGGCTTCCATCGGAGCCAAGATCATCGCGCGCGAAACGGTCAAAGCCCTGCGCAAGGACGTGACCGCGAAGTGTTACGGCGGTGACATCTCCCGTAAACGCAAGCTCCTCGAGAAGCAGAAGGAAGGTAAGAAGCGCATGCGCCAGGTCGGTAACGTCGAGATCCCGCAACAGGCATTCCTCGCGGTGCTGAAGCTGGATTAA
- a CDS encoding T9SS type A sorting domain-containing protein, translating to MRNRIQPQNRTRLRFRLLAATTFVLVLIASALMLVFQFGDSEESRAGVAANETMTTGSFIINMGVTPQTTGNGLKPYGMIYDLIRNYSVPVKWIIDPAKTKDANDFSHNAVNYKGGPFIIQKEFITPTVAARIAYWQTQGVVGAYTVSAISVPVAHTLTALPTVMIDSLSGNQSILAAYYANAGIPASAYTVGSPAQLTGCIDVWTNPHGDPTWNTHNYLYDFVTIQKSWIWAQCHSVSMMEYCKSSVAPIRQLNFLSSGGLQCYNNGKCGTNPEVHAGNSTSPYTYYYPTDPVMQFMGNMHGASSAGSEKWYVPLSTGQWNTATRRGVVTSNGASPREGVLLVYGPAYGDSNNGWVMYEAGHDLSTGGSSATDRVAAQRAYFNFILLAGTAKKININATVTATLPSGASGTASATVSSGTPPYSYQWTSQLGGTFANSSAATTAYTAPTVGGNTTDVVTLRVTDACGRVSLYTQFINITFSPLPVSLVSFEAKRNGQQVLTSWVTASEVNNDFFTIERSTDGSVFQALNRVAGRGTTSETSMYRWTDPQPPAGICYYRLRQTDYDGRSETFPSVMVEATRSGSRDIAIYPNPVRDRFMLPVTVESDCQATLRIYNATGACVQQRLLNLQRGSNTVNGTTADLPAGNYVLMLESEGLLTKSRFSLIR from the coding sequence ATGCGTAACAGGATTCAACCACAAAACCGCACCCGATTGCGGTTCCGGCTGCTCGCCGCGACGACCTTCGTGCTTGTGCTGATCGCCTCGGCGCTCATGCTGGTGTTTCAGTTCGGTGATTCCGAAGAGTCGCGGGCAGGAGTCGCGGCCAACGAAACCATGACGACGGGTTCGTTCATCATCAACATGGGTGTGACGCCGCAAACGACCGGAAACGGCTTGAAGCCGTACGGGATGATCTACGACCTCATCCGGAATTACAGTGTGCCGGTGAAGTGGATCATCGACCCGGCCAAGACAAAGGATGCAAACGACTTTTCGCATAACGCGGTCAATTACAAAGGCGGGCCGTTCATCATCCAGAAGGAATTCATCACGCCGACGGTTGCCGCCCGCATCGCCTACTGGCAGACGCAGGGAGTCGTGGGCGCCTACACGGTGAGCGCGATCAGCGTACCGGTGGCGCATACACTTACAGCGCTGCCGACCGTGATGATCGATTCGTTGTCGGGAAATCAATCCATCCTCGCTGCCTACTACGCGAATGCGGGAATTCCTGCGTCCGCCTATACGGTGGGTTCGCCTGCACAGCTGACCGGATGCATTGATGTGTGGACCAACCCGCACGGCGATCCGACCTGGAACACGCATAATTACCTCTACGATTTTGTGACGATACAAAAATCCTGGATCTGGGCGCAATGCCATAGCGTGAGTATGATGGAGTATTGCAAAAGCTCCGTGGCACCGATCCGTCAACTTAATTTTCTTTCCAGCGGAGGACTCCAGTGTTACAACAACGGCAAATGCGGTACGAACCCGGAAGTGCATGCGGGTAATTCCACTTCGCCTTATACTTATTATTATCCGACAGACCCCGTGATGCAATTCATGGGTAATATGCACGGTGCCTCCAGCGCCGGTTCGGAAAAGTGGTATGTGCCGCTTTCCACCGGTCAATGGAACACGGCTACCCGACGGGGTGTCGTTACTTCCAATGGTGCGAGTCCACGGGAAGGGGTGCTGCTGGTGTACGGTCCGGCTTATGGCGACAGCAATAACGGCTGGGTGATGTACGAGGCAGGCCACGATCTCTCCACCGGTGGATCCAGTGCTACGGATCGTGTTGCCGCGCAGCGCGCGTATTTCAATTTCATCCTCCTCGCCGGGACGGCGAAGAAGATCAACATCAACGCCACGGTTACCGCTACACTTCCTTCCGGTGCCTCAGGAACCGCCTCGGCTACCGTTTCGTCCGGTACGCCGCCGTATTCATATCAATGGACCAGTCAGCTCGGAGGCACGTTTGCCAACAGCTCCGCCGCCACCACCGCTTACACGGCGCCGACGGTTGGCGGGAACACGACCGATGTTGTTACGCTGCGTGTCACCGACGCCTGCGGCCGCGTCTCCCTGTATACGCAATTCATCAACATCACCTTCAGTCCGCTGCCGGTGTCGCTCGTATCGTTCGAAGCGAAACGGAACGGGCAGCAGGTTCTTACGAGCTGGGTAACGGCTTCTGAAGTGAACAACGATTTTTTCACCATCGAGCGCTCGACCGACGGTTCGGTGTTCCAGGCCCTGAATCGTGTAGCGGGCCGGGGCACGACCAGCGAGACTAGTATGTACAGGTGGACTGATCCACAGCCGCCTGCGGGGATTTGTTACTATCGTTTACGGCAGACCGATTACGACGGGCGATCGGAGACTTTCCCTTCGGTCATGGTCGAAGCGACAAGGTCGGGCAGCCGGGATATTGCCATCTACCCGAATCCGGTGCGCGACCGGTTCATGTTGCCGGTAACGGTTGAGTCCGATTGTCAGGCAACACTGCGTATCTACAATGCAACGGGAGCCTGCGTGCAACAACGGCTGCTCAACTTACAGCGCGGATCCAATACCGTGAATGGCACGACTGCCGACCTCCCGGCCGGCAATTATGTGTTGATGCTGGAATCCGAAGGCTTGCTGACCAAATCGCGCTTTTCGCTGATTCGATAA
- a CDS encoding T9SS type A sorting domain-containing protein translates to MRQRLQLRPRVALRFHTALVFTFASVVLASWAFFGFNLAGNGDATASDRSAIPVIKKEVAGSLQESDPSIATLTAGLDNPTPVASRRYHQMRQSEYDVRSESFRAIVGSPAQGKKQLSVLRASANPAGRTINVPVTVDNDGKAVLRIFSSSGYCMSSREVNLAAGENTISCEADNLPAGAYQVVLDIQGEIRTGRFMKNW, encoded by the coding sequence ATGCGTCAACGTCTTCAACTTCGTCCCCGCGTCGCGCTGCGTTTTCATACAGCGCTCGTTTTCACCTTCGCTTCGGTCGTATTGGCCAGTTGGGCCTTCTTCGGCTTCAACCTGGCCGGCAACGGCGATGCAACGGCATCCGATCGGTCCGCCATTCCGGTGATCAAAAAAGAGGTCGCCGGTAGTCTGCAGGAGTCGGATCCTTCCATCGCAACCCTCACGGCCGGATTGGATAATCCCACACCGGTAGCCAGTCGGCGTTACCATCAGATGCGTCAGAGCGAGTACGATGTCCGCTCGGAATCGTTCCGAGCCATTGTCGGTTCGCCTGCTCAGGGTAAAAAGCAATTGTCCGTGCTGCGGGCCTCCGCGAATCCCGCCGGTCGTACGATCAACGTGCCGGTCACGGTCGATAACGACGGCAAAGCGGTACTGCGCATCTTCTCCTCCTCCGGCTATTGCATGAGTTCGCGCGAAGTGAACCTGGCTGCGGGGGAGAATACGATCAGTTGCGAAGCAGACAACCTCCCGGCCGGCGCGTACCAGGTCGTCCTCGATATTCAGGGTGAGATCCGCACCGGACGATTCATGAAAAACTGGTAA
- a CDS encoding T9SS type A sorting domain-containing protein, with protein sequence MQRLLHLLCLLYPCLLNAQPLIEREFGGPGYQRGEESILLSDGGYAVAASGNDSTTGFLDAMIIRLDSNANELWSKQYGGFSSDFTSSIAPTADGGFVVAATTYSFSSDPGTTSDWWLLRLNDQGDTLWTRTFPKPGNDRMYDIHVNRDGSLLLTGWISISGYARGTIMKVSEQGDSLWSFSLGSSGNSFAQFSSELSDGRYVMAGARLFGNWQAWIGLFDTSGTLLNSYSYETPVTNSYAQRIFEHPNGGYLLGGRSGTSLNMAPFIARLNDQFDTLWTRNYRNTVDINTQEDDFPITMTAEGGAAFGGGRLVAGLPVGSIYKTDTSGNVVWVRDFPDPYDKKFIDAFTAPNGDFVFTGYARGFSNVSCEAYLIRCDTSGSTGSTTAVTELETPRVLVYPNPVRDEVVYLQAPSPAPRTVQLLDAAGRIVLTRVWTTESLALPLSSLSAGWYIVEIREGDHMQRERILR encoded by the coding sequence ATGCAACGTCTGCTCCACCTTCTCTGCCTGCTGTATCCCTGTTTGCTGAATGCCCAACCCCTGATCGAACGTGAATTCGGCGGACCCGGGTATCAACGCGGGGAGGAATCCATCCTGTTATCCGACGGCGGGTACGCCGTAGCCGCTTCCGGCAACGACAGCACCACCGGCTTTCTTGACGCGATGATCATCCGCCTTGATTCGAACGCGAACGAACTATGGTCGAAGCAATACGGCGGCTTCTCTTCGGATTTCACCAGTTCCATTGCACCAACGGCGGATGGCGGATTCGTTGTCGCCGCCACCACCTATTCATTCAGCAGTGATCCCGGCACGACCAGCGACTGGTGGTTGTTGCGGCTGAATGACCAGGGTGACACCCTCTGGACACGCACCTTTCCCAAGCCGGGCAACGACCGGATGTACGACATCCACGTGAACCGCGACGGCAGCCTGTTGCTCACCGGCTGGATCTCGATCAGCGGTTACGCCCGCGGTACGATCATGAAAGTATCCGAACAGGGTGATTCGTTGTGGAGCTTCTCGTTGGGCTCCAGCGGAAATTCCTTCGCCCAGTTCAGCTCCGAGTTGAGCGACGGACGATACGTGATGGCGGGTGCTCGCTTGTTCGGGAACTGGCAGGCCTGGATCGGTTTGTTCGATACGTCGGGCACCCTGCTCAACTCCTATTCCTACGAAACGCCCGTCACCAACAGCTACGCACAACGAATCTTCGAACATCCGAATGGCGGATACCTGCTGGGCGGCAGAAGCGGCACTTCCCTGAACATGGCACCGTTCATCGCGCGGCTGAACGATCAGTTCGACACCTTGTGGACCCGGAACTACCGGAACACGGTCGATATCAATACCCAGGAAGATGACTTTCCGATCACCATGACCGCGGAAGGCGGCGCCGCGTTTGGCGGCGGCCGGCTGGTGGCCGGACTGCCGGTCGGTTCGATCTATAAGACCGATACTTCCGGCAACGTAGTGTGGGTGCGTGACTTTCCGGATCCGTACGACAAGAAATTCATTGACGCGTTCACCGCGCCCAACGGCGACTTCGTATTCACCGGTTACGCCAGGGGTTTCAGCAATGTAAGCTGCGAAGCGTACCTGATACGCTGCGACACCAGCGGTTCGACCGGTTCGACCACAGCGGTGACTGAGCTGGAAACGCCGCGCGTACTGGTCTATCCGAATCCGGTGCGTGACGAAGTAGTGTATCTCCAAGCGCCTTCTCCGGCTCCGCGTACGGTTCAACTGCTGGATGCAGCCGGGCGGATCGTCCTGACACGCGTATGGACGACCGAATCGCTCGCGCTCCCCTTGTCCAGTCTTTCAGCGGGCTGGTACATTGTGGAGATCCGGGAGGGAGATCACATGCAGCGCGAACGCATCCTCCGCTAA
- a CDS encoding sterol desaturase family protein has product MDRILHFFETLQAHPLQRMGILIGGLLFFWILEGAIPLLPLRFRKTRVRHAGVNLFFTFLHLIIHGLLAFVIILISDWCRQHQFGLVYWLDAGIGLTVLVSFLTLDFFVGWLVHITQHKVPFLWRFHIIHHADTNVDATTGLRHHPAESLFRGLFFFAGVWISGAPIVAVMFYQTVLVFATAFTHANIRLPDWLDNAIGYVLVSPNMHKVHHHWKQPYTDSNYGAVLSVWDRLLGTLTALQPSEIRYGLDRNFPGERDEDLGTLLKAPFRKLPTD; this is encoded by the coding sequence ATGGATCGGATCCTTCACTTTTTCGAAACCCTGCAAGCCCATCCGCTGCAGCGCATGGGCATCCTGATCGGCGGGCTGCTGTTTTTCTGGATACTGGAAGGGGCGATCCCGTTGTTACCGCTTCGTTTCCGGAAAACGCGCGTCCGGCATGCCGGCGTCAATCTGTTCTTCACCTTCCTGCACCTGATCATACACGGGTTGCTCGCGTTCGTGATCATCCTCATCAGCGACTGGTGCAGGCAACATCAATTCGGACTCGTGTATTGGCTGGATGCGGGCATCGGCCTCACCGTGCTGGTGAGTTTCCTGACGCTCGACTTTTTCGTCGGCTGGCTGGTGCACATCACGCAACACAAGGTTCCCTTCCTCTGGCGGTTCCACATCATCCACCATGCCGATACGAACGTGGACGCCACCACCGGGCTCCGGCACCATCCGGCGGAGAGCCTGTTTCGGGGCTTGTTCTTCTTCGCCGGCGTATGGATCAGCGGCGCGCCGATCGTTGCCGTCATGTTCTATCAGACCGTCCTGGTTTTCGCCACCGCCTTTACGCATGCGAACATCCGCTTGCCCGACTGGCTGGATAACGCCATTGGCTATGTGCTGGTATCGCCCAACATGCACAAAGTGCATCACCACTGGAAGCAGCCCTACACCGACAGCAATTACGGTGCGGTTTTGTCGGTCTGGGACCGGCTGCTGGGCACCCTGACGGCACTCCAGCCTTCCGAGATCCGGTACGGGTTGGATCGTAACTTCCCGGGTGAACGGGACGAAGACCTGGGCACCTTATTGAAGGCGCCTTTCCGGAAGCTGCCAACCGACTGA